In Nyctibius grandis isolate bNycGra1 chromosome 17, bNycGra1.pri, whole genome shotgun sequence, the genomic stretch ctggctctgctccctggCAGCTCCTCCGACATCCATCTCAGTGCTCGCCGCCGACACGCCGGCACCCTTCAGCCGCTACCAGGCGCAGAACTTCACCCTGGTGTGCGTGGTCTCCGGCGGCAAGCCTGCCCCACTGGTGAGCCCCCACGGTCTTTAatctttatatatattaaaaatatataacatatatgTGCTGCTTTTGGAGGCATAATAAGGCAAACAGCTTCCTGCTACCTAAATCTTGCCCTGCAGCATCTTTCCATGGGGACCTTGGGAAGGAGCCCTGTGCAAAGCTACCCAAGGGGATGGGATGCTGGCAATGTCCAGGGTAGTGGCTGTCCCCACCGGGCTCACCATCCCTTTTGTCCCCACGCAGGTGTACTTCAAGCGGGACGGAGAGCCCATCGAGGCCACCCCACTGCCGGAGCCGCCGGCCGGCGCCGGGAGCTGGGCACCCCGTAACCTCCTTCACCGTGACCTGGATGACACCAAGGTGCCAAAATCGCTGGCAGCCGAAGGAGAGGTGGGAGGTGGTCAATCCCTGGCCACAGCAGACCCTCCACGGGGGCTGGCGGCCGAGCGGGATCCCGTCACTGAAACCATCCCCGAAACGGTGGTGAGCCGGGAATTCCCGCGGTGGGTGCACGTGACGGAGCCCATCTACTATTTCCGCCACACTCACGCACCCGTCAGCGACGGGACGGTGGAGGCGCGGGCCACCCTCACCTGGACCCTGAACCCCCAAATCGACAACGAGGCGCTCTTCAGCTGCGAGGTGAAGCACCCGGCGCTCTCCATGCCCATGCAGTCCGAGGTGACGCTCGGTAAGCGCGGCCGTCGCGgctgggtttggggggtttcttgtcttttttttcactttttgcattttttttcatgcttttttgcttttttttttgcattttttgcacttttgcttttcttttggggGTTTTCAGGCACCCGCAAGCCAAAGCAGGGTGCCACGTAGGGCTGCATGATGATAGGAAGCAGAGATGCTGGGGCTCCACAAAAGTAGAGGTGAGGGCagctggttttggggggggtccAACAGGCAAGAGAAGGGGGTTGCTGTGTGTTGTAGGGGAGACGGAGCATGgtggggggtgtggggcaggagggggtgcagggagcaggagggcaAGGGCAGTTTGGGGGCGAGGGCAAGCTGGGGCTGGGTGCTAGCTATAGGGGTGCTTGGGGGGGTTGTCCTGGAGTCTAtggggtgcagagcccctcatGCATGGGGGAGGTAAGGAAGGAGGCTGTGGGACTGCTGCCCCCCAAGTCCTCTGAGCCTCAGGGTGCCCTGTAAAGGGGAGCAAGCCTGCAGAGGGGGGTGCTGAGGGCCCCCCAGCCATGGGGTTCCTTGTCAGAAGAGGCTGAGCTCTCCATGAGGGTTGTCCCAGCTCCGGGGTACCCTCCTGGTTAGGCTGCTCCAGCCTTCCTCCCCTTGAGCTGGGTGGAGAAGACGGGGCTTTGCTCCTGGCCAAGTAGGGCACTCGGCTCGCTGCATCGGCAATGATGCACCATCTCCCGGAGAGCTTCGCCTCGTTGGCTTTCCACCCATCTTTGGCGCGGGTTTCGGTGCACACAAGcctctcagtgctgctgctccgTCGCTTTTCCTTCAGCTCATCAACCACCTCAATTGGTGGGAGGTTGGTGGTAATGAGGAGGTCAACGGGAGGCTGGCAGCCAACAAGGAGGGCAGCAGCTCTCTTGCTGATAGATGGCCCTCTGTTATCTGTTTCTCCTCACCGAGCATTAAAGATCTCTCCCAGCATACAACCAGCCAAAAAATAACCTAAGTCCTGCATTTTCATACCTTCTGCAGCTTCCCAGTATCTGGGGTTCCCCATGAGGCCAAGAATTTGATGGGTTGCTGCTTCATCCCCAATAGCTCCAATACCTGTAATGGCAAATCTCACCCCACACCGCTCCCTCAAATCCACAGCCCTCCTCATCCCCTAAGATGCCTCCAGCCTATGCACCTCATTGgacaccccaccaccaccatccaCACCCAGGTTTTTGGCCCCATCACAGCAGATCCCCCATTAACCCCCTCCCTATATAAAAATAGTATATGTGCACTATAGATACCCTcaagaaaaccaagacaaaCCACTTGCTTTGGTACAGAAAGCTGTCTTTCAGTACAGACCATAGCATGGTGTAAccacctgcagcccatcacCCCTGCTCCAACACCGAAGGGATGGATCTTTCATGGATATGGCCACCTTGTCCTGGGGATGCTATTCTGAGGTGCCCATCTCCATGGCTTCAAACCAACCTGACCCCTCTTGACCCCTGTTTCTGAGCAGAGAGGGGCTTGATTAGGAAGTATGTCCTTCACCATCAATGCATCCCATTACAGTCATCTATCAATCTCGCAGTCTTCCCATTCATCCGCCTGCGGGGTCCTTGCCTACCTGTCTATCAATCATTTGGACGTCTGCCAGCCTGTCCATCAATCATCCAGCCATCAGCCCCCCCAACTGGCACACGCTGTGCCACCCCCTTGCCACGATCGTTCATCAAACCATTATTAATCCCGACCAAGGGCACCCACTGGCACCAGGGACCCCTCACTCGGCTGATGTCCCTTCTTGTCCCCTTCCCTTGCAGTTGCTCCCAAGGGCCCGAAGATCACGATGACCCCAACGAGAGCCCGTGTTGGAGACACCGTGCGGATCTTGGTGCAGGGCTTCCAGGTCAGCATCCCCATCCATCCCTATTGCCATGGGTGATGCCATGCCAACGGACAGCCTTGCATCGACACCAGCATCGACACCAGCACTTTAGGTGGTTGGGTTGGTGGCCTTGGGTTGCATCATGGTCTCTACACTGGTGCACCCCTGGGCATTTCAGCTGTACCTTGTCCTTGCTCCAGGCATGAGAGAGGGTTTTCTCACCCCAGACACACATCTCACAGCTCCTTATCTCCCCGCAGAACGAAGTCTTCCCTGAGCCCCTCTTCACCTGGACACGAGTGGGGAGCCGGCTCCTTGACGGCAGTGCCGAGCACGACGGCAAAGAGCTGGTGCTGGAGAGGGTGCCGGCTGAGCTCAATGGCTCCATGTACCGCTGCACCGCCCAGAATCCCCTGGGCTCCACCGACACCCACACCCGGCTCATCGTTTTTGGTATGGCAGCACCACGGGGCTCACCCCTCCCTCCATAAATCCTCACTCATCTCCCCCCGCCAATAAAACTGTCTTTCTGCTATTTCTTTCCCATTAGAAAACCCAAATATTCCCAGAGGAACAGAGGACTCCAACGGTGAGTGATGGTGGCACTGGTATTTTGACGAGAACCCCCCATTGGAGAGGGAAGGACCATGCAGAGAGCATTTCTCCTTGCATGGCCTCAAGCCCTTGAACATCTCTCCTTGCATCACCTCAAGCCCTTGAACATGTCTCCTTTCATGGCCCCAAGCCCTTGGCCATCTCTCCTTGCATCACCTCAAGCCCTTGGCCATGTCTCCTTGCATCACCTCAAGCCCTTGGCCATCTCTCCTTGCATCACCTCAAGCCCTTGAGCATCTCTCCTTGCATGGCCCCAAGTCCTTGCCCTTGGCAGCAGGGATATCCTTGCACCAAAAGGTGCCCCGTGGATGCTCCCTGCACCATCCctgacctgctgcccaccccACACAAGCTCCATAGCAAGTTTAGGAGGGGgatccccccaaaaaaaggtgATGACCCATCCTGCTTTGAACCCAAGACATGGCTCCCTAAActccccctcccttttctcctcctgcctAGGTTCACTGACCAGCCACTGCGGCTTCAGACTAGTTTTGGCACTCACCCTAACAGTGATCCTGGAGCTAACGTGAAGCTTtgcctgcctcttcctcctcatcctcttcctccGTACGGCTCCACCTGGCGTTTACACCTCCGTCAAGCGGTTCTCTcgctctctctttttttttttctatactatTTACAGTCTCGgtctctttctgtctttgtctTGGCTTCCTCAGacaatttaattaaaaggaaaaagaaaaatttccccCAGTAGAAGGTTGTACTTAATGTTTTGCCTTGTGCTGGGGTACCCAGAACCATTTTGGGTTACCCAGAGGCTTTGCAAGGTCTTGGGTAGGGGGTTGTCTATTATGCAAGGGCCAGATTTGCCCTGGAAAAAATCCGTTTACACCATTCCCACTGCACTGAGCTGCTCCAGGTCTCAGTTCAGGGTAGGGACCACGTGTGTCCCCAGGGTGAGGGATGTTGGGGACAAGTCCTACACGCAGGTGGTGGCACTGGGAGCCTGAAAGCCGCGGATCTCAGGACCTTGGTTGGGGCAAATTGGCTTAGCTGGAAGGGAGAAGCCATGCACAAGGCTTGTCCTGGGCTGGACGGTCAATCTCTAGTGACAGGAAGCTCCCGACCCAAAATGTCAGCGCTCACACACGAGCAGGCAGCACACGTCCCATCAGGCACCGCCGGCATGGAGGCACCAGCCAAGTTCAAAGTGCTGTGCCCACGTTTGGGCCATGCcaccctccccatccctcttgGCTAATTGTCACCGTGGAAACAGATAACGGTGCAGCACAGCCAGATCCCGGCGATTCCTACGGTACCCCAGTACGGTGTATATCCTGCTGCAGGACGGCTCTTTGCAAAAACCACATGGTTTTATCCCAATCCTGCCCggtgctgggggatgctggTGGTTTGCCcagctgctttccttccctgtggTGCCCTGAGACCATCCAGCCCCAGGCCAGGATCCCTGGGGAGCAGATGTGGGGGGAGAGGAGCCCGAGGACAGGGTGCTCCCCTGCCTTTTCCTCCTGGAACTCTTAATCCTCGAGGATTAGCCAGCAGCCGTGCAGCGCTTCGTCTTTCCAAAGCCTCATACGAATGCTAagcattattattactattatgaTTAATTATTATTAAGCAGATTCAGTCCCTACCACGCTCCATTGCCAACCTCGCCGCGAGCGATTTCCCAGCCTCAAAGGAGCCGAACAAACACGTGGCGGCTCAGGAGTTTCAGCCCATATGCGATAATTTGGGCTGGCAGCAGTGCAGGGACAGActggggctggctgggatgTAGAAGGATCAGTGGCTCCACTTTTATCCCAAAGCAACAGCATCCGAGCATCTGGATCCCTTCAGCCCAGCTGCCTGAACCCTCCTGGGCTCTCCCCCACTGCTGTCACTGCTCCAGCCCTTCCACTGCTCCATTGTACTTCCCTGGGCGAGAAGGAAACCTTAATTTTTTTAGGGGAACCTTTATTTTTTAGGGAAATCCATGTGATTAAGTTTACCCCCATGCCACcaagcaggcaggagagcccCCACCACTGCTCAGatgctcctctccctcctcgcTGAATTGGAAATGCTCTGAGGGCCTCATCCCAAAGTGATTAAACAACCATCAGGCCTTCTCGCATCAAAAATGGGGGATTTATAGCTGCCCAAACCtccatttaaatgaaaacatggtGATTTTTAGCCCGGAACCATGGGAATGAGGAGCATTAGAGAGGCAGTGCCACCATCAACTGACTCCACTTGGTGCCATCTCAAGAGTGACATGACCGCCCTacccagcagctgggagaggatcGGTGGGCTCGGAGGTCCCACAACCCAAATCCACCCCTCTGTGTGCATTTTGGATGCTGAGATCTTTCCCATGGCGAGGGATCAGGCTATAGGATGGGACCTTCTCAGCACCAGCACAGCCAAAGTGATGACCGAGGGGACAGGCGAGTCTCTCCTCATTTTGGGCAGAGGTGTTGCCTGCTTTCCCAACGTGCCCCCAAGGTGAGGGACATGGAGAGATGCCAACCCACCACAGCAGTgagccaaaaaaagaaacctccCATGGTGTCCTGCACCTGCCTTCACCTCCTGCCCCTCTCAccctcccccccagcacctACCAGCCCTGCCTCCTCATCCCCATCCACCTTCCTACAGGTAATTACAAAGGACATCAATTAAATCCCTGGCTCCCCTCACTCTACCGCACACCCCATTGGTTGAGGACCTGGTGGTGAATAATGCAGGAGGCTGGAGGGGGAAAGAGCTGCTCAGGTTGGTTCATTATTGATGAGCGATGACAGATCCGTGGCTGACAACCTGCCTGAGAGAGATGATTAGCTCGTAAAAAATTAATCGCATTTCTTAGGGATGACGCGAGCTGAAAACCCCAAGGAGCGGCGTTATCGATGTTCCCTAATTTCAGGGGACTTTGAAAAGGTTTTAGCAAAATTTGGAAGAGGCAATTACATTCAATTAGAGTCACAAGTGCCGAGACGTCACCGCTGCTCGGAGCCGCCACGGCCGCGCTCCCTCACACTGCCACTCGTCCTCCTTACctataaatatacatttatacatCAGCCCTGCATTTTTGCCATGGGGATCTTCCTTCCTGACATCACCCCCCACAGCTCAAGCTCAGCAGTCAGGCTCTGGTCCCCCCCCATCCTGGATTTGTGAAGGCAACAGCACCCAGACACGCTGCCTACAGAAAACCTCCTCACCTCCCCCTGTGCCCCGTGTTTCCCCACCCCAAGCTCCATAAAAACCCACTGGTGATGAGGATAATCCTGGCAATAACACCCGTCGGGGTTTTGATAGCCCAGTCCTACATCTCTCCAGGATTTAGTACATCCGAGCCCCCAGTCCCTGGGATATTGGGGTCAGGGGGACAAAACCAGGGATGCTCCGTCTCGACGGGGCTGGGAACGCTAGTGGGAGCTGCGGTGGGCTTTGCTTGGTgcttcccctgcctcccccaccTCATTATCGGGCACAGTCACTGCCGCGGCCGGGTTCACAGGGCCACCAAGCACATGCATAATTCATACTTCCCAGCTCATGAATGCAAGGATctttgcatataaaaaaaaaaaaaaacccgcagCAGTGAGAGATGAAGAAACCCAGGGTCATGGCCATGCATTGGGGGGGGGTCAGACCCTTTGCCAATTAGCCAAGCCCTGAAACATGTGCCTGTCCCCGTTACCCCAACTCCAGCCTCAGCTTTGGGACCCTCCGGgtttgcaggcaggagggatacccggcctcttctcccaggcaactagcaatagaacaagaggacacagcctcaagcttcgccagggaagggtcaggttggacatcaggaagcatttcttctcagcaagggtcattagccattggaaggggctgcccagggaggtggtggagtcaccatctctggaggggtttaagaaaagactggacatggcactgagtgccctggtctagttgccatggtggtgtcagggcaaaggttggactcgatgatcccagaggtgaTACGCATTCCCCAAGAATTTGGCCAGACCAAGCCCCCCAGTGATGGATTTTTGGGTCGCCACACCAAATATGATGGtggggagcagctgggtgggttTTGGCTTGTGTTGTTTTGGCCTCTAGCTCAAGCTCAAGATGCAACCGAGCAGGATACATCAGTCCAGCCCTTAATCTAAATATCCTCATTCTCGCAACCCCTTTATTGCTGCACCCATACAAGGCGACAACTTCCCAAATATCCACCTAAAAGCTGCTGGTGGGCTCTCCCCGTTCACAGCACGGATGTGCACAGGGCTCCCTGACTGCTAAGCCAGCATGGGGAGTTTACCCCCCCGCCGCTTCCTTTCCATCttctttttacatatatatatatatatatatatatataattacacTATTTAGCACGTGGTCCTCCAGCTAATGAGCATCCATGGCAAGTCTAGTGGCAGATATCCAACCACCCCCATGCCCTTTGGCACCACCGTGGTCTCCATGTGAAGCCATCAGGCAAAAAACCAGCATCTCAGCCTTGACAGGGAGGGCATCTCCATGCTTGCAGCTGGTGGGGCATGTGCCCCAAGGAGGTCCAGATGCTCCTCCCCCTCGCAAAAGGCAGTGCCCCAGCTCATGCAATGGCTAGTGAAGATCAGCCACTGCATGGGAGGTGGTTTGGGAGGCTGCGGACACCATGTGTAAGCTCACAACCACCAACCACCCATTAGAGATCCGTAGCAAGACCTCATCCCACCACACAGACCCATCCAGTTGGGACCCATCACACCCACACCTCATCCAAGGAGTTGTTTTAGCATCTCCTGGGCTCATTCCTCTGGCAAATCCCACCGGGTCAGGACCAAGCTAGCAGGGAGCGAGTCCCTGCATACACACAGGAGCAGCCACCCACTCCCACCCACATTTTGTCGGTTTCTTTGCCGCCTTGGAGGGTCTCGTTTCTTTATGCATCTTGCAGCATGCAAGACGTTCCcctcagggaaaagaaaattaattttatcccTTTGAATTCAGCTCACTTAGCGGCGGTTGCAGAGGGATGCCATCCCCCTGggcccctcctctcccctccgcCGCGGTCCAGGCGTGGGGTCCCAGCTGCCTTGGGGCCGATGGAGCCGACAATTCCCTTAAATCTTTGAAATTCAGATCAGAACCAGACACATCAGCGACATCTTTCCAGGGGGAGAAAGAAGCGAGCGTGACGCTGTTTGGCATcctccatgcctcagtttccccacaaTTCTCCAATCCCTGCGGACATCCCACACAGAGCAGCACATCACTTGCACCTCTCCCATCTCTTCCTATCCCAAATTTCTTTGCAATCCTGactattttgtttgctttcctcgGTTCATCCCTCTCCCCGTGCACATGGATGCAGGTGTCCGACCATGAGCACGGCAGCCACCAGTTGCAGCTTCACTCCTGCCTTTATCTGCTCTTCAGCGTCcaatttttccctctctcaaagcccccagctcctctgccGCCGGCTCTTAATTCCCCTGCCGCTTCCAGGCTGACCCCAAAGAGACCCCAGCAGCCTTCAGGCTATTTCCCGTCACCCTTCGTTAGGCAGCATGTCGTTAACGAAGGCCACCGAGTTAGTCATCTGCCTCcgctgcagagcagctgctcgGCGTCGGACCAAAGGTCTGCCCGGCATCGCgctgcttctccctcccttccccacaccCGCACCCAAGGATGAGGGACCTTTCCTGgatgaaaaaagttattttccccTTCCAATACTTTTTTTAGTCAAAGAAACAGGGAGGCAGCACCGTCGGGCTGCTCGGAGGAGATACTTTTCCTCcctttgtgctttctttttgcttttctctgagcCTCTCTGTTTACCGGGCTAATAAAGCCggctctgtgctgccagctctgggCTGCACCTTTTCCccggagcccagcccagcccaaaCATGCAAAGCTCGTCCAGAAACCTCCTGCCAGCATTACCGAGCTCAAAGTCACCTTGCCCCAAACCTTCAGCTCCACGCTCCGGCCTCGCTCGGCAATCATTAATCGGCTTCTCCGTACTCCTGGTATGGAAAAATGCCCCGGCAGGTAACCGTGCCCTGGCAGTTCGACATGCAGCTGGCCGGCAAGCTGGTCCTCTCCGCCGCCGCTCTGCTCCTCCTGACGTTGGCGTACAGGTTTTATAAGTCCCGCTCGCTGGCCGGGGGCAAAATCCCACCGGCCGatgtgggaggagaggagagggagaaggttgcgtgggatggggatggagatggggatggggatggggatggggatggtgcGGCAGGTCTGCGACAGAGGAGGGTGTTTGGTGGGGAGCTGAGGAGGGGTGGCGAGGATGGACAAGCGAGCGGTCAAGCGAGCATCCCTGGGACACGGCGCGTGCCTCCCCGGGGGGAGCAAAGTCTGCCaaggggtgaggaggaggaggagggaggagatgaGATGGTTTCTGAATCGGGGGTGGTTCACAGGAGAGCGGGGATGGCTGTGAGGGGAAGCGAGCTAGGAAGTGAGATGGGAAGTAAATCAGGAAGCGAGCCGGGAATTGAGCTGGAAAGTGATCCAGGAAGAGAGCTGGGAAGTGACCTGGGAAGCAAGCCAGGAAGCGAGCTGGGAAATGAGCTGGGAAGTAAGTTGGGAAGCAAGCCCGGGATCGAGCTGGAAAGCAAGCCAGGAAGCAAGCTGAGAAGTGAGCTGGGAAGTGAGCCAGGAAGCAAGCCAGGAAGTGAGTTAGGAAGTGAGCTGGGAAGTGAGTTAGGAAGTGAGCTGGGAAGTAAGTTGGGAAGCAAGCCAGGAAGCGAGCTGGGCAGTGAGCTGGGAAGCGAGCTGGGAAGTGAGGTGGGAAGTGAGCAAGGAAGCGAGGCGAGCTCTGGTGACCCTGGGGATGCAGCCGGAACACCgagcagccccagggaggaGGGCACACTTGCCCCAAGCACCGGGCTTTCCCCTGGGATCTCTAATGCCCAGATGGCAGGTGACAGATGCGCCCAAAGCACCGAGCAGAATTTGGCCATCGCAGGCATGAGCCAGGAGGCAGAGGGGCACGGGGGGACGATCCAGACCCTCAGCGTCACCTCGGACCTGGGGCTAACGATGACAACGAGCAGTGCGGGGTTGGACACCTCCTACTCTTTCTCCTCGGTCGCAAAGATCCAGGTGGAGGAGAACTACATCGCCGAGCGGCGGGCGAAGGACAGGGCTGGGCAGCTGGTCCCTGGCCTCAAAGGCAAAGTCTACGACTACTACATCCAGTCCATCTCCCAGTCAGTGTTGAAGAGGAGGTCTCTCCCCTACATCCCCCCAGGAACATACCGGTGCCACAGCTTGGAGAAGGTCAATAAAGAGCTGCAGGGCTTTGTAACCCAGGAGCCGGACCCAACTTTGGCAATGCGGGATTCCACCACATCCTCCATAGTCCCACCACCTACAGGGAGCTTGGAGATCTCCCCTGAGCCACCATCTCCTGGCCGCAAGGACAGCATCCTCCAGATTGCTGACAGCCCCCACCTCCAGCTGCCCATGGAGGGTTTTGGAGTCACAGCACCAGCCAGCACACCACCAGCAAGCCCCTGGCCCGGGCTGGTGGCTGATGCCAGCTTCTTCCAAATGCCACTACCCACCCAAGTGGACCTGGGGAACTGCTACCAAGTCCTCTGCATGGCCAAGGCGCAGAAGCTGGGCCACCTCCAGGAGGCCGCCTACAAGGTGATGAGCAACAACTACTTGCAGGTGCTGAGGACACCCTCCATCTACGGCCATCTTAACGCCGGCGAGAGGGAGCTCATTCTGCGACAGAGGATGAAGGGGAAGATGTACGTGGCCGTGGCAGACATCAGCATGCAGGAGCCTGGCCTCCATACCAGCCGCCTCTGCTACTACGATGACAGAGGGGACTGCTGGCATCACCTCTGCCACCTGCCGCCAGAGGTGGTCTCCCGGGGGTGCGCCATATGCAGCATGTTCAACTACCTCTTCGTGGTGGCTGGCTGCGAGGGCACGGGCCGGGCACAGAGACCTTCCAACCGTGTCTTCTGCTACGACCCCCTGACAAATATCTGGAGGGAGATCTGCCCCCTGAACCAAGCACGGCCCCACTGCAAGCTCGTGGCCTTGGATGGCCACCTCTATGCCATCGGTGGTGAGTGCCTCTACACTGTGGAGTGCTACGACCCTCGGCAGAACCGCTGGACCTTCactgcccccctgccccatgaCACCTTCGCCGTGGCCCACACGGCCACAGTGTGCGATGGGGAGATCTATGTGACGGGGGGCACCTTGCGCTATGTTCTGCTGCGTTACGCCGCCCGCTCGGACAGCTGGAGGGTCAGCCTGGTCGGCAGCGGCAAGGACAGGACGGCCGAGATGGTGAGCACCAATGGCTTCATCTACCGCTTTGACCTCCACCGCAGCACAGGCATCAGCGTTTACCGCTGCGGAGCCAAGGCCAAGCTATGGTATGAATGTGCTGCCTACACCATGCCCAACCCATCTAGCTTCCAGTGCGCCGTGATGGGCGGCCTGGTCCACTGTATTGGCCGGCACTTCCACATACGCTTCTTGGCTGACCACATCTCACCACGCTTTGGGACCAAGGAGCTACAACCCTTCCCATCACCCCATGGAAGCCTCCTCCCGGCTGTCCTGGTGCTACCAGAGGGAGGAACGGTACAAACGCAGGTTTGAGGGATCCATGCTGGGGTCTTGTCCAACAGTGGTGGTGGCTCAGACATGACATGATGGTGAAAGCTGGTAGACGAAGCCACCAGCTCACATTGGACCACATAGCATGGGGCCAACTCTACCAGGGCAATGTCACCCATACCTACCATCAAGCAGGCTTCACACCAGTCCCTATAGGTAAAGAAGGAGACAAACTGCCCTCGGATACTGCCAGTAAACCCAGCCTTGAAGACacaaggaagagcaaagcaggaGCTGGGTGGACTCGTTTGCTTAGAGGTAGTTAAACATAGGCATGCTTGCTCATATGCAAATAAACCACAGCTCGCTGCGGGCTCCCAGCTGTGCACTGCCCGATAAGTAGCTGCTTTACACACCAGGTGTTTAATATTGATCTGAACACGCAACACATGGGGGATTTGAGGGTGGAGGAACACAAGAGGGAGGTTTGATCCCTGAGGAGGTATCACCCAAAGGTCATTCCCATCGGCATCAAACCAACATAGAGCCTTCAGGCTTGACTGCACACATCACcccagggcaggaggctgggggcCGGAGGGTGCACTGCTCCTGCCAGTGCCTTGTTACCTTACCCTCAGCACAGAATAATAcgtatatatttatatgcacGTGGAGTAAACAGGCATTATAGATTTATAGACAGCTGgtcttaaatgaaattaaagtgaACATTTGGTAAAATTAACCACGGGCGACTGTTGCGCATCATTTCAAGCCGTAGCCGAGCCTAATGGGAACAAAGAGGCCGACGCATGTTTTACATCGCTAATGACTGCACAAACAATGTCTCTGAGGAGGCAAAACCATAAGCAAAGCAGGCCCCTGGATGTGAGCAGCCGGTGTTTCATCCCCTTTTCCCCAGGTTTCACCGACCTCGCTACGCTGCCTCGGTGTCCTGCCAAAAGCCTACTTTGGGTAATTGCGTTTTCTTCCCCTCTAGCCGTTAGAGAAATGGCTCACCATCTGTCATCTGTCAGCCCCAGACAGACAAAAGAGCTCCCAAAAGGACAAAACCCTCCTGTACCTGCCTCCTTGGTGGTAGCCAGTCCTGAGCACGAAGTCATGGATACTCTTGAAGCTCTTGGAGATAAGAGATGGTGCTGGAGCAGCCCGTGGTATCACCATTTACACCTTGCTGCTCATGGTGGGTTAGAAGCGCTTAAGTTAATGTTCTCTCAAAGTGCTCCCAAAAATTTTTATTACTTCCCTCGTTCACTGCCAGGAGGCCTCATGTTTGTGCCTTCAAGGGCTTCCTATGAAGGTCAGTGGCATCCATCCATGTTAGAAGACCTTGGGAGGCTGTTTTAATTAACCCTGCCTCTGAGGTTTTCTCATTAGCCGTAGCACGTTGCTTCTGCTGATGCACCCTCTCCCTGTGCTAAAAGCTGCCACGGTCCAGACTCTTTCACCTGCCCTGGGACCAGCCCACCGATGATGTGTCagggctgcagcctcctgcaTCCCAGCATCACTCTCTGCTGGGACGCTTCGGCAGTTAAACcttgtgaataaaaaaa encodes the following:
- the IGSF21 gene encoding immunoglobulin superfamily member 21, coding for MQEVSEEEEGLDDAAGGAGASLSPHGAAPPAGTMRTMSILCLLLWDLLDLVLAYLTVSIEPLPPVVVGDAVTLKCNFKTDGKMREIVWYRVTDGGTIKQKIFTFDAMFSTNFSHMENYRKREDLVYQSTVRLPEVRISDNGPYECHVGIYDRATREKVVLASGNVFLNVMAPPTSISVLAADTPAPFSRYQAQNFTLVCVVSGGKPAPLVYFKRDGEPIEATPLPEPPAGAGSWAPRNLLHRDLDDTKVPKSLAAEGEVGGGQSLATADPPRGLAAERDPVTETIPETVVSREFPRWVHVTEPIYYFRHTHAPVSDGTVEARATLTWTLNPQIDNEALFSCEVKHPALSMPMQSEVTLVAPKGPKITMTPTRARVGDTVRILVQGFQNEVFPEPLFTWTRVGSRLLDGSAEHDGKELVLERVPAELNGSMYRCTAQNPLGSTDTHTRLIVFENPNIPRGTEDSNGSLTSHCGFRLVLALTLTVILELT
- the KLHDC7A gene encoding kelch domain-containing protein 7A, yielding MPRQVTVPWQFDMQLAGKLVLSAAALLLLTLAYRFYKSRSLAGGKIPPADVGGEEREKVAWDGDGDGDGDGDGDGAAGLRQRRVFGGELRRGGEDGQASGQASIPGTRRVPPRGEQSLPRGEEEEEGGDEMVSESGVVHRRAGMAVRGSELGSEMGSKSGSEPGIELESDPGRELGSDLGSKPGSELGNELGSKLGSKPGIELESKPGSKLRSELGSEPGSKPGSELGSELGSELGSELGSKLGSKPGSELGSELGSELGSEVGSEQGSEASSGDPGDAAGTPSSPREEGTLAPSTGLSPGISNAQMAGDRCAQSTEQNLAIAGMSQEAEGHGGTIQTLSVTSDLGLTMTTSSAGLDTSYSFSSVAKIQVEENYIAERRAKDRAGQLVPGLKGKVYDYYIQSISQSVLKRRSLPYIPPGTYRCHSLEKVNKELQGFVTQEPDPTLAMRDSTTSSIVPPPTGSLEISPEPPSPGRKDSILQIADSPHLQLPMEGFGVTAPASTPPASPWPGLVADASFFQMPLPTQVDLGNCYQVLCMAKAQKLGHLQEAAYKVMSNNYLQVLRTPSIYGHLNAGERELILRQRMKGKMYVAVADISMQEPGLHTSRLCYYDDRGDCWHHLCHLPPEVVSRGCAICSMFNYLFVVAGCEGTGRAQRPSNRVFCYDPLTNIWREICPLNQARPHCKLVALDGHLYAIGGECLYTVECYDPRQNRWTFTAPLPHDTFAVAHTATVCDGEIYVTGGTLRYVLLRYAARSDSWRVSLVGSGKDRTAEMVSTNGFIYRFDLHRSTGISVYRCGAKAKLWYECAAYTMPNPSSFQCAVMGGLVHCIGRHFHIRFLADHISPRFGTKELQPFPSPHGSLLPAVLVLPEGGTVQTQV